The region TCCTACGCCCTGCACCACCGCTACCCGGCGCTGCCCGAACCGCTGCGCACCATGGTGGTCGCCTCGGGCATCGCCATCGACCTGGTGCTGCTGGAGGGGCGCTGACCGCGGGGCCGGGCCCCCGCCCTCACAGCCTCTCCATCGCCGCCCGGTCCTCCTCGCCGAACTCCTCCTCCAGGCGTTCGGGGGAGGCGTCCAGGTCGATCCGCGCCACGGGCACGCCGCGGGCGGACTCGATGGCGCCCAGGCGGCGCAGCGCCCGGTCGGAGGCGTAGCGCACCAGCTCGCCCGGGGGCAGCTCGTACCTCGCGCTCTCGGGGGTGGCCTCCGAGGCGCTCTCGCCCCGCTCGACGGTGGACATCACGTGCGGCAGCAGCTCCTCCAGGCGCTCGCTCACCACCGCCCAGTTGGAGTCGTCGGCGGCCACGTGTCGGCGGCAGGTGAACGTCCCCCACGCCATGTGGCGGCGCTCGTCGTCGCCGATCCGGCGCACGATCTCCCGCATCCCGGGGAAGATGTCGCGCACGGTGCAGATGTGGTTCCAGGCGTAGTACCCGGTGAGCGCCAGGGAGCCCTCGACGATGTGGTTGTAGGTGACCGAGGCGCGCACCTGGTTGCGCGGGCTCGGGTCGTCCAGCAGCGCCTCCAGGGAGGAGGGCAGCTCCTCGTAGAACAGCGCCCGGTAGCCCGGGTTCTCCTCCACGTACCCGTGCAGGTCGTCGTACACGCCGACGGCGTCCAGCCACAGCCGGAACGCCTGGACGTGCTTGGCCTCCTCGAACGCGAACTGGGTCAGGTACATCTCGTCGCCCAGCCGCCCCTCGGCGGCCATCGCGCGCAGGAACGGCTGGAG is a window of Nocardiopsis changdeensis DNA encoding:
- a CDS encoding R2-like ligand-binding oxidase: MSDRTGFHSLSNGGLNWESLPLKLFVKGNARFWDPASIDLSRDAEDWKTIGEAAQKRILRLCAFFAAGEEAVTEDLQPFLRAMAAEGRLGDEMYLTQFAFEEAKHVQAFRLWLDAVGVYDDLHGYVEENPGYRALFYEELPSSLEALLDDPSPRNQVRASVTYNHIVEGSLALTGYYAWNHICTVRDIFPGMREIVRRIGDDERRHMAWGTFTCRRHVAADDSNWAVVSERLEELLPHVMSTVERGESASEATPESARYELPPGELVRYASDRALRRLGAIESARGVPVARIDLDASPERLEEEFGEEDRAAMERL